CGCGGCCACCAGCGCGTCGAGCTTGCGCTCCACCAGCCCGGTGTCCAGGTCGCCCGCCCGCACGTCCTCGTCGGCCAGCAGCGCCCGCAGGAACGGGATGTTCGTGGTCACGCCCAGCAGCACGAACCGGCCGAGCGCCGCGCGCAGCCGCCGCAGCGCCTCGGCCCGGGTGGCGCCGTGCGCGACGACCTTGGCCAGCATCGGGTCATAGTCGCTGCCGACGGTCAGGCCGACGCGCAGCGCCGAGTCCACCCGCACGCCCTCCGGCTCGGCCAGCGCCAGCACCGTGCCGCCGGTCGGCAGGAACCCGCGCGCCGGGTCCTCCGCGTACACCCGCGCCTCGACCGCGTGCCCGGTCAGCTCGACCGAGGAGAACCCGAGCGGTTCGCCCGCCGCCACCCGCAGCTGCTGCTCGACCAGGTCCACGCCGGTGACCAGCTCGGTCACCGGGTGCTCGACCTGGAGCCGGGTGTTCATCTCCATGAAGTAGTAGTCGCCGGTCGCGCCGTCGACGATGAACTCCACGGTGCCCGCGCCGACGTACCCGACCGACCGCGCCGCCTCCACCGCCGCCCGGCCCATGGCCTCGCGCCGCTCGGGGGTCAGCAGCGGCGACGGCGCCTCCTCGATGATCTTCTGGTGCCGCCGCTGGAGGCTGCACTCGCGCTCGCCGAGGTGGACGACGGTGCCGTGCGCGTCGGCCAGCACCTGGATCTCGATGTGCCGGGGGTTGTCGACGAACCGCTCCACCAGCAGGGCGTCGTCGCCGAACGACCCGCGCGCCTCCCGCCGGGCCGACTCGATCGCCTCGCGCAGGTCGTCGGCGGAGCGCACCAGCCGCATGCCCTTGCCGCCACCGCCCGCGGACGGCTTGAGCAGCACCGGGAACCCGATCTCGGCCGACGCGGCCACCAGGTCGTCGTCGGTCATGCCGACCTCGGTGCGCCCGGGCACCACCGGCACCCCGGCCGCGGACACGGTCAGCTTGGCGCGGATCTTGTCGCCCATCGCCTCGATCGCCTCGGCGGGCGGCCCGATGAACACCAGGCCCGCCTTGTCGCACGCGCGGGCGAACTCGGCGTTCTCGGCCAGGAAGCCGTAGCCGGGGTGCACGGCCCGCGCGCCCGTCGCCAGGGCCGCCTCGACGACCCGCTCGATCGACAGGTAGCTCTCCCGGGCCGCCGCCGGGCCGAGCCGCACCGCCTCGTCGGCCAGCCGCACGTGCCGCGCGTCGGCGTCGGCGTCGCTGTAGACGGCGACGGACCGGATGCCGAGCCCGCGCAGCGCCCGGATCACCCGCACCGCGATCTCACCGCGGTTGGCCACCAGGACGCTGTCGAACATCTCCCGGCGCGACATCTCTTCGCCCACCATCCCCATCACATCCGGAAGACGCCGTAGGAAACGGGCTCGATCGGGGCGTTGGCCGCCGCGGACAGCGCCAGCCCCAGGACGGTGCGCGTGTCGAGCGGGTCGATCACGCCGTCGTCCCACAGCCGGGCCGTGGAGTAGTACGGGTTGCCCTGGTCCTCGTACTGCCGCCGGATCGGCGCCTTGAACGCCTCCTCGTCCTCGGCCGACCAGGAGTCGCCGAGCTGGTCGCGCCGCACCGTGGCCAGCACCGACGCCGCCTGCTCGCCGCCCATCACCGAGATCCGGGCGTTGGGCCACATCCACAGGAACCGGGGCGAGTAGGCCCGCCCGCACATCGAGTAGTTGCCCGCGCCGAACGACCCGCCGATGACCACGGTGAACTTCGGCACCCGCGCGCACGCCACCGCGGTGACCATCTTCGCGCCGTGCTTGGCGATGCCCGCCGCCTCGTACTCGCGGCCGACCATGAAGCCGCTGATGTTCTGCAGGAACAGCAGGGGCACGCTGCGCTGGTCGCACAGCTGGATGAAGTGCGCGCCCTTCAGGGCCGACTCGCCGAACAGCACGCCGTTGTTGGCCACGATGCCGACCGGGTGGCCGTGGACGCGCGCGAACCCGGTGACGAGCGTGGCGCCGTACTCCTTCTTGAACTCCTGGAACCGGCTGCCGTCGACGATGCGGGCGATCACCTCGCGCACGTCGTAGGGGGTGCGGCTGTCGGTGGGCACCACCCCGTACAGCTCGGCGGGGTCGACGGCCGGCTCGGCGCTCGGCTCCACCTGCCAGGGGCGCGGCGGGCGCGGGCCCAGCGTGCTGATGATCGAGCGGACGATGCGCAGCGCGTGCCCGTCGTCCTCGGCGAGGTGGTCGGTGACGCCGGAGGTGCGCGAGTGCAGCTCGCCGCCGCCCAGCTCCTCGGCGGTGACGACCTCGCCGGTCGCGGCCTTCACCAGCGGCGGGCCGCCCAGGAAGATCGTGCCCTGGCCGCGCACGATGACCGCCTCGTCGGACATGGCCGGCACGTACGCGCCGCCCGCCGTGCAGGAGCCGAGGACGGCGGCGACCTGCGGGATGCCGCGGGCGGACATGGTGGCCTGGTTGTAGAAGATGCGGCCGAAGTGCTCGCGGTCGGGGAACACCTCGTCCTGGCGCGGCAGGAACGCGCCGCCGGAGTCCACCAGGTAGACGCACGGCAGGTTGTTGTGCAGCGCCACCTCCTGCGCGCGGAGGTGCTTCTTGACCGTCATCGGGTAGTAGGTGCCGCCCTTGACGGTGGCGTCGTTGGCCACGACCACGACCTCACGGCCGGAGACGCGACCGACGCCGGTGATGATGCCCGCGGCCGGCGCCTCGTCGCCGTACAGGCCGTCGGCGGCCAGCGGGGACAGCTCCAGGAACGGCGAGCCGGGGTCGAGCAGGGTGTCCACGCGCTCGCGCGGCAGCAGCTTGCCGCGGGCGACGTGGCGCTCACGCGCCTTCTCCGGCCCGCCGAGGGCCGCCGCGCGCAGCTTGGCGCGCAGCTCGTCGACCAGGCGGGCGTGCTCGTCGCGGTAGCGCCGGAAGGCGTCGGCCGACTTGTCGGCGGCGCTGCGCAGCACCGGGGCGTCCATCGGGCTCCTCGCGGTTAGCCATCGTTAACCTGAGGAGATGTTATCGCTTGTTAACGGGTCCGGACAAGCCGGAGGGGGCCGCTCGCGCGACCCCCTCCGGGTGAAGCCGCCCGCTCAGCCTGCGGCCGAGGCGAACTGCGGCAGGTAGCCGAGCCGCTGGCCGTTGCGGTTGGGGTGGTAGGACTCCTCGACCGGCCAGGACAGGCTGTTCAGCCACCAGTCCGACGAGCAGATCTCGTGCCCGGTGAACGCGCCGCGCACGTCGCGGTAGGCGAACGACTTCGCCGCCGCGCGGGCGGAGATGACCTGGTACAGGGTGTCGGAGGCGGAGTTGATCGCGGCCCGCTTGGTGTCGCTCAGGCCGACCGAGCAGGAGCCGGGCACCTGGTACATCCGCGGGTAGCCGAGCACCACCACCCGGGCCGACGGCGCCCGGTTGCGGATCTGGGCGTAGACGTTGTCCAGCAGGCCGGGCAGGGTGCCGGTGACGTAGGACTTGGCCTGGTTGACGCGGTTGACGCAGGTCGAGTCGGTGCCCAGGGTGCAGGTGGTGATGACGTCGGAGAAGCCCGCGTCGTTCCCACCGATCGAGATGCTGACCAGCGAGGTGGTCGAGGACAGCGCGCTCAGCTGGTTGTTGAGCACGTCGCCCGTGCGGGCACCGGAGCAGGCCACGAACTTGAAGGACGCGGGCGCGTTCGCGGCGGCCCACAGCGCCGGGTAGGCGTACTGGCTGCGCTTGCAGCTGCCGGAGTCGCTGTAGTACGAGCCGGTGCCGGTGCCGGACGAGTAGGAGTCGCCGAGCGCGACGTAGTTCGCGCCGGCGGCCTCGGCCGGCGTGATCAGCGCCAGCGACGCGGCTAGGGCCAGCGCGGCGCTGGACAGGGTTTTGACAAGGCGCATCGGAGCCTCCCGAGGGAAACAACGCAGGGTGTGATGCGAAGCACAACAACAGGTATCAGCAGGGAGGTGTCGATCAACAGAGTGGGTCAAGAGTTAACAGCGTGTTACCGAAAGTAGTAAACGATCTTCATGTGGCACCGGGGTTAACGGCCGTTTACTCCCGGTGGTCGGGCCGCTTAAGATGGCGGCGTGGCGGACGAACCCGTGAAGCAGAGCCGACGCGACCAGATCCTGGCCGCGGCCGCCGAACTGTTCGCCAGGCACGGCTTCCACGGCGTGGGCATCGACGACATCGGTGCCGCGGTGGGCATTTCCGGCCCGGCCCTCTACCGCCACTTCCGCAGCAAGGACGCGATGCTGGGCGAGATGCTGACGCAGATCAGCCAACGCCTGCTCGACGGCGGCCAGGCGCGCGTCGAGGTGGCCACCGACCCCGACCACGCGCTGCGCGAACTGATCCGCTGGCACGTCGACTTCGCGCTGGACGACCCGGCCCTGATCACCGTCCAGATCCGCAACCTGGCCAACCTGACCGACCCCGACCGCCGCCGCGTCCGAGCGCTGCAACGCCGCTACGTCGAAGTCTGGGTCGAGGCGATCCGCAAGACCTCCCCCGAAGTCGACGAACCCACCGCCCGAGCCGCCGCCCACGCCGTCTTCGGCCTGATCAACTCCACCCCGCACAGCGCCCACCTGGACCGCGACCAGATGGCCAAGCTCCTCTCCCGCATGGCCCTGGCCTCCCTCTCCGGCGCCCTCGCCTAACCCGCAAACCCGCGCGAGTCGAACCTCCAGGACCGTCGTGTCGAACC
This portion of the Saccharothrix syringae genome encodes:
- a CDS encoding acetyl-CoA carboxylase biotin carboxylase subunit; amino-acid sequence: MFDSVLVANRGEIAVRVIRALRGLGIRSVAVYSDADADARHVRLADEAVRLGPAAARESYLSIERVVEAALATGARAVHPGYGFLAENAEFARACDKAGLVFIGPPAEAIEAMGDKIRAKLTVSAAGVPVVPGRTEVGMTDDDLVAASAEIGFPVLLKPSAGGGGKGMRLVRSADDLREAIESARREARGSFGDDALLVERFVDNPRHIEIQVLADAHGTVVHLGERECSLQRRHQKIIEEAPSPLLTPERREAMGRAAVEAARSVGYVGAGTVEFIVDGATGDYYFMEMNTRLQVEHPVTELVTGVDLVEQQLRVAAGEPLGFSSVELTGHAVEARVYAEDPARGFLPTGGTVLALAEPEGVRVDSALRVGLTVGSDYDPMLAKVVAHGATRAEALRRLRAALGRFVLLGVTTNIPFLRALLADEDVRAGDLDTGLVERKLDALVAADRPDEVLAAAALERQLSLRGDDPWERGDGWRVGEHAWTTWLIDGVPVRVRGDEVSVDGGEPVRLRAAVEGSSLVVGTRRYAMARAGDVLWLGADGGAWALTETRPAEVAGTAAAAGGGPVTSPMPGTVLVVRAAAGDEVTAGQPLFVVEAMKMEHTVTAPVAGVLAEVRVRAGQQVALDEPLAVVVPHEE
- a CDS encoding carboxyl transferase domain-containing protein, which encodes MDAPVLRSAADKSADAFRRYRDEHARLVDELRAKLRAAALGGPEKARERHVARGKLLPRERVDTLLDPGSPFLELSPLAADGLYGDEAPAAGIITGVGRVSGREVVVVANDATVKGGTYYPMTVKKHLRAQEVALHNNLPCVYLVDSGGAFLPRQDEVFPDREHFGRIFYNQATMSARGIPQVAAVLGSCTAGGAYVPAMSDEAVIVRGQGTIFLGGPPLVKAATGEVVTAEELGGGELHSRTSGVTDHLAEDDGHALRIVRSIISTLGPRPPRPWQVEPSAEPAVDPAELYGVVPTDSRTPYDVREVIARIVDGSRFQEFKKEYGATLVTGFARVHGHPVGIVANNGVLFGESALKGAHFIQLCDQRSVPLLFLQNISGFMVGREYEAAGIAKHGAKMVTAVACARVPKFTVVIGGSFGAGNYSMCGRAYSPRFLWMWPNARISVMGGEQAASVLATVRRDQLGDSWSAEDEEAFKAPIRRQYEDQGNPYYSTARLWDDGVIDPLDTRTVLGLALSAAANAPIEPVSYGVFRM
- a CDS encoding SGNH/GDSL hydrolase family protein — encoded protein: MRLVKTLSSAALALAASLALITPAEAAGANYVALGDSYSSGTGTGSYYSDSGSCKRSQYAYPALWAAANAPASFKFVACSGARTGDVLNNQLSALSSTTSLVSISIGGNDAGFSDVITTCTLGTDSTCVNRVNQAKSYVTGTLPGLLDNVYAQIRNRAPSARVVVLGYPRMYQVPGSCSVGLSDTKRAAINSASDTLYQVISARAAAKSFAYRDVRGAFTGHEICSSDWWLNSLSWPVEESYHPNRNGQRLGYLPQFASAAG
- a CDS encoding SACE_7040 family transcriptional regulator, with protein sequence MADEPVKQSRRDQILAAAAELFARHGFHGVGIDDIGAAVGISGPALYRHFRSKDAMLGEMLTQISQRLLDGGQARVEVATDPDHALRELIRWHVDFALDDPALITVQIRNLANLTDPDRRRVRALQRRYVEVWVEAIRKTSPEVDEPTARAAAHAVFGLINSTPHSAHLDRDQMAKLLSRMALASLSGALA